TATTTTTGTTATTTCTAAGAACATAGTAGTTGACCATTTTATTTATTTTTGAAGTATATTTGCTATTTTGGAACATTATAATGCATTCTATAAATTTATTTTTATATTTTATTTGCTACTAAAAAATAAAAAATACGGAAAATACAAAACCGCCTAGGCGCTCGATTAATCCTCTAGGCGCTAGGCGCCGCTCGATTAATCCTCTAGGCGCTAGGCGCCGGCTGTCCGTCCGACTAGCGCCTAGCATTTTTAAGAACATTGGATATTATAGGGGTTTTTGGATGTCCGAAAAGAAAGCTTCATGATCTAGTTGTGGTGTGGACCTGATGAAATGGATGCACAATTAGTATTATGTGATTCCCTAAAACTTTGGTTTTAGGAGCTGGGAGCTGTGAGCTAGCTATTTATCTATGTTTAATGAATTTTACTCTTTGACATATGTTCATATTTTGTTTTAGATCTATTTATCTATGTTCGTTTTATATCGTGTAAAGAGAATGTAGGTTGTATTGTATTGGTGCAACTTCATAGATTTCGGTTTGTTTTCAATCTGGAACTCTGTTTTGACTAAGCTATATGATTGATCAAATGTGTTTGATCCATTTTATTCTATTAATCTACTGTGTTTGACAATGTTGACATGATTCAATATTTCGGTATGGAGAACTTATACCAGAAAACCAGCTTGAAACCAATGGTTTTCTCTGTGTATTCAAGTTCGAGTGGCCTCGTTCTGTATTTGTTTCATCTAATCACCGTAGCAAAAATGAAATTGACATTCAACTAAACTATGGTTAGGTTTAGGCAATAGTTTTCCTATGATAAGGAGAATTATAAGATTAGCTAATGTAACAGCCGATGATCATAGATTGATGATCATCATAGATTGTATCACACTCTGTTGTGAATTTGTGATACAGAGTGTCACATCCAAATTATACACAATAGCATGGCACATCTTGCTAGCTCGATTACGTAGATCATTTACAGTTAGATGAGCCACACTCTGTCAATCAAGATGTAATTTATGGGAATTGTGATGTTCATGTTCAGGGTTTTGGTCTAATGTCCTTCCCACTATTTTTTTTGTTGTTGAAATTGAAGTTCATACTCTAATCTAATGAGATTGAGTTTTTTTTTTTTTTTTTTTAATCAGGTATATAACTCAAATATGTCAAACTCACAACCTCCCACACTTACTAAAAGAGATATTATGCCGCTAAACCAAATGGTACCGTTAGACCAAATGGTACTACTGATGATTGAGCCTCTTTTAAGAAAAAATAAAATGAAAAGACCAAAAAGAAACAATAAAAAAAAAGAAAAAGAAACGGTGCCGTTTAATGAATCCTTTTCAGTAACACTGGTGAGTGGATCTTCTCTCACTCACTTTGGCTCAGTGTGGCCTCAGTGCTTTAGGTCTATATTGGTTTGTTCGTCTTCGTTTTCATTCCGGTGTGCAATGGCGGAAAGTGACCTACCTGAAGAAGTTATGATGAGTATTCTGTGCTGGTTGCCCGTGAAATCCTTGATCCGATTCACCTCCGTTTCGAAACGATGGCGTTTCATCATCTTATCCGACCCCAAATTCGCCACATCCCAATCCAACGCTGCTCGTCAGCGGAAAACCCTCGGTCGCCGTCTCATCTTCTCCGCCGAAGCCCCTCGGCTCGCATCTCAGCTCGTATCCCTAGACTTGGCTGATACGGCGTCGTTTGGACACCCTTCTTCCTCTGTCAGACACCTGACACTCCCTTTCGAGCGACTGGGAGGCGGCCCTCCACGTGACGTCAGGGCGTTCAGGCTACTGGGCTCCTGCAATGGTTTGGTGTTTGTAGCCTTCGCTGTTTCCAGCTTTTACATCTGGAACCCAGCAACCGGAATCTTCAAGGAGCTGCCGAAGCCGGGTTTTCCCCACAGCTGTCGAGAGCTCACTTATTACGGTGCCGGTTATTTGTCCGCCACTGACGACTACAGAGTTTTCGCAACCTCATATGGGGTGTATTCAGATGGAGACTCGTATGATGTTCAGAAGATGTTCTCCTCCAGAGCTCACGTTTGGAAAACAATCCAAGACCCTTGTCCTTACAAAGCCTCTCCTAACCAGGCTATTCTTTTGAATGAGGCACTTCACTGGGTCAAGCATAATGTACTCCTTGCTTTCGATTTCGCGCAGGAGCAGTTCAGGACAATGCGTGTACCTGGTACTGACGGCCTAGGTTTCAAGAATGCTGGGGTTTCTGAGGGATGCCTGTGTGTGTGCCGTTATCTGAGTGCCTGCTCTGTCGATTTCTGGGTCATGAGAGAATATGGTGTGGATGACTCGTGGACTAAGCTGTTTAACTTTTCCCCTGTTGCTCCACGCCGGTACGAAGATTTCTTTGTTATGGATAGCTGTACAGTTGCCTTAAAATGGGCTATGGGTCTCCAACAGGCGTTGGTAAAGATCGATCATAAACAAGAAGAGGAAATTGGCAAGTATATGCTTCCCGTCATGTTAAGCAACTGGTACCGGGTTAGCATGATTCCATACCAAGAGAGTCTACTTTGGATTTATGATTAGCCCCGGGTGCGGGTTAGTTGCTCCTCCATTTCACTATGCTTGGATATTTTTTGTTTATGTACATGTAAGTTGCTGAATCCTGTTATTGATGGATTTGACTTTCTGCCTGTTGCGTTCCTTGTTCCATTTTCTTATGACTTGGATGCTTGAATTTGTAGGTTCAATCTCTATGTGCAATTTAAAGTTTTAACTCACCTTAAAGAATTGTTGTATTGGTTAAAAATGCTGTTTGATAGATGAGTAATTGATGTTCTGTGGGAAGAAAATATTAGTTATATGTGTGTCAACTTTTTACTTGGATCCTCTGGTCATATATCATCTTGCTCTTCTTTTATACATGTCATGATGCAAAAAGAGAATGAACCAAACTGTTTTAGTTCTTATAGTTGTAGGAGCTTCGTGCTTACTTAAGAACTGATTTTCCTTAGTTTGAACCCGAACTTTATCCATGTTGTGTCTACTCCATCATAGTTTGTTGGGTTTTTCATGTGTACATTGTGATCTGGTAGGTGAACTGAGGTGAGGAGGACTGGTGATAAACAACAAAATTGGTGTGAATATTGTTTAGAGCAATTGGTTTGACATGATTGAATTGAAAGAGAGTCTAGTTTGGCTTCATGATTATTAGGGTCGGTGGAAAAGAACTTTCCTTTTTTTTTTTGTGGGAAATGGACATAGATCCACCTGGCACGGTGGAAAAGAACTTTCAGAGAACAAAACACATCAGAAATTTTCTCTGTTGAGCATCCAAGTCCTGTTTTTAACTTTTCATTTTCAGTCTGCTCTCATGCCTTTTGAAGATCATTTATTTGTTTAATTTTTTGCGTTCACAATGTGTAACTGCATTAATGATTTGTGTATGTGTGTTCCTTAAGACATTATTTCAGCAAGTAAAACTCCATTCATGTATAGACCTAACAGTGACTATTGACTGGAAAAAAAAAATCACAAAAGTAATTGACACAACTGCAAAGTAAGCTTCTTGAAACAAAAAAAACATTAAGACAAACTTTTATTGATAGAATTGAATACCAGAGAATACAAAAAAAAAAAATTACATAATTCATGTTCTCCCTAATTGTAGCATTACCTTTGTTATATTTGAATAGTTTCTGTTAAAGCAAAGTCAGTTGGACCATCTTCATTTTTTTAGAAGAATAACCACAAAATATTATGTCTCTGTTGAACAACTGGTCTCTCTGGGAAGCTAGTGTTTGGGAGATGCTTCCTTTGTTCATGAGGCTATTTGGTAGAGCTTAGATAGGTTATGTATGTAATCGATTTAAATACAGTAACATAGAGTCGTCAAAATATTTTCTGTAAAGCAAAGTCAGTTGGACCATCTTCATTTTTTTTAAAGAATAACCACAAAATATTATGTCTCTGTTGAACAACTGGTCTCTCTGGGAAGCTAGTGTTTGGGAGATGCTTCCTTTGTTCACGAGGCTATTTGGTAGAGCTTAGATAGGTTATGTATGTAATCGATTTAAATACAGTAACATAGAGTCGTTGAAGTAAATTTCTTTTTGTTGTTGTTGATTTTGAAGTGGTTGGTCAGTTTATAATTTATTTTCTCGATTTGATTCATCTTCTGCCTATGGTCTTGATGCATGATCAGTTCTACATATGCAAGGTAATGTTCTTTATAATAAGTCAACTTCCACGTAGTTTTATAAAGTTCCGCCAAATATTTGTTCTTTTGCATTCTATCTTAGTTGCACTGCTCCTATTCTAATTTGTTTTCAGGGATTCTACGACAGATGATTGAACATGTTATTTCTGGGATTTTGTAGGGGTTTCTGGATGTACGAAATGACAGCTTCATGGGCTAATGATGAAATGGATGCACTATTAGTATTATGTGATTTCTTAAAACTTTTGTTTTATGAGCTAGGAGATAGATATATTTCTAAGTTAATGGCTGTTACTCTGTGACATATGTTCATGTTTTGTTTTAGTTAACAATGATACGCTATAAGAGTGCTATATTTATCATTTTATCTACTCTGACTCCACTTTATACATACTTCAGTTTGTTTATCATTCTGGAGCTCTCTTTTGACTAGGCTATATGATTGATCTAGTGTTTGACAATGTTGATATGATTCAATATTTTCGTATCGATGCCATCAATCAACTTGAAACCAATGGTTGCTCTGTGTATTCAAGTTCTAATTGCCTCATCGTGTATTTGTTCAATCTGATTACTGTCGCAAAAATGAAATTGACAGTCGAATTAACTTTATTTAGGTTTAGGCCATAGTTCTTTTATGATAAGGAGAATAATAAGAATAGGTAATGTAACAGCCGAAGATCATAGATTGTGATACATAGATGGCACTACCGGATATGCCTAGTTTCGCAACCAAATATACACAATTTCTGAAAAAGTGAAGTTATGTACTTCATTGAGCCCATTCCTCTAAATCTATAGCAGGCTCTGAGTTCTACTACAACGACCACAAACATGCTTACTAGAGCACAACTTGTTCTTAGTCATCAAAGCCTAAAAACACAACACCATCCCCCTCATTTTCGAGTTTATAAGAACCATCTCCATCAATATTCTTGATCAAACATGTAGATGGCAACCTATCTACCTTGAGGGGCAATTTCTGTTTCTACTGGGTGCCGCTACAGAATCCCCGGTCCCCATCCACAGTTGCATAAACTCCTCATGTTCAGCAACTCCTTTAAAGTCTAAACAGATGTACACATTTCGCCTCCTTTAAAGTTGTGTTTAAGATTATACATCCGAAATCTATTTTTCGGCCTAGTCCTGAAAACACTCTATTACTCGTGTCCTTTGTTACACTTAGACATAAACCATGCTACATTCAGTGCATTTCCAATTCCACTAAAAGACTTTCAACCACCTCACTCCCTTAGTCCACTGTTACATTTGAGACACTGCACTAGAACTTCTCTATTGCTCTTGTACTTTCTCACTCTATAAATCCGTACGAGCGGTTATGTCTAGTGTACACTGTTACAGAATACTGACCAGGTTTGTAACTTGTAAGACTTGCACTGTTCTGAAAAGGTCCCTAACAACAACAAGGGCCCATCATTCTGTTGGTGCTGATATAACAAGCTCTCTCCTNNNNNNNNNNNNNNNNNNNNNNNNNNNNNNNNNNNNNNNNNNNNNNNNNNNNNNNNNNNNNNNNNNNNNNNNNNNNNNNNNNNNNNNNNNNNNNNNNNNNNNNNNNNNNNNNNNNNNNNNNNNNNNNNNNTACTACTCTCTCTCTCTCTCTCTCTCTCTCTCAAAACCATCGTCCATCTTGAACCTCTCCTCAACGATAAGAGAAATCATCCACAATCCCAAGCCAATCACTCCCATTGTTCTTCCCGTCCACATCATTCCAACACCTCCTCACATCCATAAAACACAAAACCCATTAACCTTGTCCTCATTTCATTTCACTTCTCACACTAAGTCAAACTTGATCACTCTTTCTTACTTCAAACAAACAAGAGAATGGCCTCTGCCTCCGCACCCACCACCTTCTCCCTCCTCAAATCCACCGCCTCCTCCCGCACCCGCTCCTCCCCTTCTTCCTCCTCCCATGTCTCCCTCCCCTCCTCCCTCAAACCCACCACCCGCCGCCTCGGGTTCGCCCCCGCCGACCCCCTCCTCGCCCTCCACGTCGCCGCCAAGGTCAGGTCCTTCGGCTCTGCCAAGCCCGTCAGGGGCGTTGTTGCCATGGCCAAGAAGAGCGTTGGGGATTTGAGTGAGGCTGATTTGAAGGGGAAGAAGGTGTTTGTGAGAGCTGACTTGAATGTGCCTTTGGATGATAGTCAGAACATTACTGATGATACTAGGATCAGGGCTGCTGTTCCTACTATTAAGTATTTGATGGACAAGGGTGCTAAAGTCATTCTCTCTAGCCATTTGGTATGTGGGTTCTCTTTGTTTTTTATCAGCTTTGATCAATTTGTAAACTTTGGTTGCTTGTTTGGTGAATGTGGATTGTCAAGTAGTTGTCTTTGTTATCTTTTGATTGGTTGAAGTTCATTGTTTTCAGAGAGTCTGTTTTGTGTAGTTTGGAATGTTATGAGCATTTTCATTTGTTTTTGAGCATTGTATGTAAGTTAGTGTGGAATCTCTTTTATGAGCTTTGATTGCTTGTTTGCTGAAATGGGTTGTGTAAAGTTGTTATCTTTCTCTCTTTGACTGATCTAAAATGTCTGTTTTGAAACTTCATGAGCTTTGTATTTGAAGCATTGTATCCGTTGTATGTGGTTTTGGTCATAGAGCTCTACTTAGTTTGTCTAGTTTATCTTGTGGCTTTGTTAAGTACATGTAGTTTGATGGCTGTTTGACTGCTGAAGAGTTTTCCTTTGTTGATTTTTGGTCATAAAGGTGTATGATAGAAGCTGAATTGATGTCAATGTTTATTTGATTTTCAGGGACGGCCAAAAGGTGTGACCCCAAAGTTTAGCTTAGCACCTCTTGTACCCCGGCTATCTGAACTTCTTGGCATTCAGGTAGACATGTTTATTCTGTTGAAAAT
Above is a window of Fragaria vesca subsp. vesca linkage group LG7, FraVesHawaii_1.0, whole genome shotgun sequence DNA encoding:
- the LOC101308795 gene encoding F-box protein CPR30-like, giving the protein MAESDLPEEVMMSILCWLPVKSLIRFTSVSKRWRFIILSDPKFATSQSNAARQRKTLGRRLIFSAEAPRLASQLVSLDLADTASFGHPSSSVRHLTLPFERLGGGPPRDVRAFRLLGSCNGLVFVAFAVSSFYIWNPATGIFKELPKPGFPHSCRELTYYGAGYLSATDDYRVFATSYGVYSDGDSYDVQKMFSSRAHVWKTIQDPCPYKASPNQAILLNEALHWVKHNVLLAFDFAQEQFRTMRVPGTDGLGFKNAGVSEGCLCVCRYLSACSVDFWVMREYGVDDSWTKLFNFSPVAPRRYEDFFVMDSCTVALKWAMGLQQALVKIDHKQEEEIGKYMLPVMLSNWYRVSMIPYQESLLWIYD